A section of the Pristiophorus japonicus isolate sPriJap1 chromosome 4, sPriJap1.hap1, whole genome shotgun sequence genome encodes:
- the LOC139263462 gene encoding NPC intracellular cholesterol transporter 2-like produces MGGPGLPSSGSSVSLPPGPSGMMETVRCGLLAALLALGVVCGAQPVKFKDCGSKTGQINTVDITSCPSLPCVLHRGQTYGVNVTFTSSTSSQTSKAVVHGILSGIAIPFSIPNADGCKSGIQCPIQNNQKYNYINSLPIKREYPSVKLVVQWELKDDNSDDIFCWVIPVEISG; encoded by the exons ATGGGCGGGCCGGGCCTGCCGAGCTCGGGGAGTTCTGTGAGTTTGCCCCCGGGACCGAGCGGGATGATGGAGACGGTGCGGTGCGGGCTGCTGGCTGCCCTCCTGGCcctgggggttgtgtgtggggccCAGCCGGTGAAGTTTAAGGACTGCG GTTCCAAAACAGGACAAATTAATACTGTGGATATCACCTCCTGCCCCTCTCTGCCATGTGTACTTCACAGAGGACAAACATACGGCGTGAACGTCACCTTTACAAGTT CAACCTCGAGTCAAACAAGTAAGGCTGTGGTTCATGGTATCCTGAGtggaattgcaattccatttagtaTTCCCAAcgctgatggttgtaaatctgggATTCAGTGTCCCATCCAGAATAATCAGAAGTACAATTACATCAATTCCTTACCAATAAAGAGAGAATACCCATCA GTTAAGTTGGTGGTTCAATGGGAGCTGAAGGATGACAATAGCGATGACATCTTCTGCTGGGTGATCCCTGTTGAGATTTCCGGCTAA